One candidate division KSB1 bacterium DNA segment encodes these proteins:
- a CDS encoding DUF4256 domain-containing protein has protein sequence MAYVRKTLTIEQKEELLRTLSRRFAENMRRHLGILWEEVQAKIEAHPEKLWSLYEMERTGGEPDVIGLDPKTGEFLFCDCSVESPKGRRSLCYDRAAQEARKEFKPENNAVDMAAAMGIELLTEEQYRQLQNLGQFDSKTSSWVKTPEAIRRLGGALFCDRRYDTVFVYHNSAESYYASRGFRGMVRI, from the coding sequence ATGGCTTATGTCAGAAAAACTCTGACGATTGAACAAAAAGAAGAGTTGTTGAGAACTTTGAGCCGACGGTTTGCCGAAAACATGCGCCGCCATCTCGGAATCCTATGGGAAGAAGTGCAGGCGAAGATAGAAGCGCATCCGGAAAAGCTGTGGTCGCTCTATGAGATGGAGAGAACCGGCGGCGAGCCGGATGTCATCGGCCTAGATCCCAAAACCGGCGAGTTTTTGTTTTGTGATTGTTCGGTGGAAAGTCCCAAAGGCCGACGAAGCCTCTGTTACGACCGCGCTGCACAAGAGGCTCGGAAAGAATTCAAGCCGGAAAATAATGCGGTCGATATGGCCGCCGCCATGGGTATAGAACTATTGACGGAAGAACAATATCGGCAGCTGCAGAATCTGGGTCAATTTGATAGCAAAACCTCGAGCTGGGTAAAGACACCCGAGGCGATTCGAAGGCTCGGCGGCGCGCTATTTTGCGACCGTCGTTACGATACGGTGTTTGTCTACCACAACAGCGCCGAATCCTATTATGCCTCAAGGGGGTTTCGGGGGATGGTGAGGATTTAA